The following coding sequences are from one Halomonas sp. HAL1 window:
- the polA gene encoding DNA polymerase I, producing the protein MARAPIVLVDGSSYLYRAFHALPPLTTSNGQPTGAVKGVLNMLKRLIKDYPQSPMAVVFDAPGKTFRDDMYSDYKAHRPPMPDDLRSQIAPLHACVKALGLPLLCVEGVEADDVIGTLAHHATQAGRDAVISTGDKDMAQLVNAHITLVNTMKDETLDEAGVEEKFGLPPALIIDFLALMGDKVDNIPGVPGVGEKTAIGLLQGMGGGLDTIYSDLERVKTLTFRGAKTLPKKLEEHREQAFLSYQLATIKVDCDLPVGLDDLDIAHPDREALVTLYKEMEFRQWLGELLEGKDEGVDDVKGGEPAPASAEATESDAEGSSAVAKRAAREDHVILEQAEFERWLERLHGAERFCFDLETTSLNYMDAEIVGIGVSLEAGEAAYIPVAHDYLDAPQQLDRKAVLAALKPLLEDPTKTKIGQNLKYDISVLANYDIAVVGPFADTMLASYVLNSTATRHDMDSLALKYLGEKTISFEEIAGKGAKQLTFNQIALEQAAPYACEDVDITLRLQQTLRPQVENEGRLAEVLDYIELPLIKVLSRIERNGVAVDAERLHEQSQQLDQRIRELEREAFELAGREFNLGSPKQLGEILFEEQKIPVLKKTPKGAPSTAEGVLEELALDYPLPKVIMQHRGLAKLKSTYTDKLPRLLNKATGRVHTSYHQAVTATGRLSSSDPNLQNIPIRTEEGRKIRQAFIARPGYRIVAADYSQIELRIMAHLSEDKGLLEAFAEGRDIHTATAAEVFGTSLEKVSGDQRRSAKAINFGLIYGMSAWGLARQLRIERNQAQTYIDRYFDRYPGVARYMERIRSQAAEDGFVETVLGRRLYLPEIQSQNRNRRQGAERTAINAPMQGTAADIIKQAMIDVDAWLEEGEFDALMVMQVHDELVFEVAEKQVEAFIKQVQTRMQGAAALKVPLIVEAESGANWDEAH; encoded by the coding sequence ATGGCTCGCGCTCCGATCGTTCTCGTCGATGGCTCCTCTTATCTTTATCGTGCGTTTCACGCGCTGCCGCCGCTTACGACCTCTAATGGTCAGCCTACCGGCGCGGTGAAGGGCGTGTTGAACATGCTCAAACGGCTGATCAAGGATTATCCGCAAAGCCCGATGGCGGTGGTATTCGATGCCCCAGGCAAAACCTTCCGCGATGACATGTACAGCGACTACAAAGCGCATCGCCCGCCCATGCCGGATGACCTGCGCAGTCAGATCGCGCCGCTGCACGCCTGTGTAAAGGCGCTGGGCCTGCCGCTGCTATGCGTTGAAGGCGTCGAGGCAGACGATGTGATTGGCACCCTGGCGCACCACGCGACCCAGGCAGGGCGCGATGCGGTGATCTCTACCGGCGACAAGGACATGGCGCAACTGGTCAATGCCCACATCACGCTGGTCAACACCATGAAGGATGAAACCCTGGACGAAGCGGGCGTGGAGGAAAAGTTCGGCCTGCCACCTGCGCTGATCATCGATTTTCTCGCCCTGATGGGTGACAAGGTTGATAACATTCCCGGCGTACCCGGCGTGGGTGAAAAGACCGCCATTGGGCTGCTGCAAGGGATGGGCGGCGGGCTGGATACTATTTATAGCGATTTAGAGCGGGTAAAAACGCTCACCTTCCGCGGGGCGAAAACCCTGCCCAAGAAGCTTGAAGAGCATCGCGAACAGGCGTTTCTCTCCTATCAGCTGGCGACCATCAAGGTCGACTGCGATCTGCCGGTGGGCCTGGATGACCTGGATATCGCTCATCCCGACCGCGAAGCGCTAGTGACGCTGTATAAAGAGATGGAATTCCGTCAGTGGTTGGGTGAACTGCTGGAAGGCAAAGACGAAGGCGTCGATGACGTTAAAGGCGGCGAGCCTGCGCCCGCCAGCGCTGAAGCGACAGAGAGCGATGCTGAGGGTTCGAGCGCTGTTGCTAAACGGGCTGCTCGCGAAGATCACGTCATTCTCGAACAAGCAGAATTTGAGCGCTGGCTGGAACGGCTACATGGTGCCGAGCGCTTCTGCTTCGATCTTGAAACCACCAGCCTCAACTACATGGATGCGGAAATTGTCGGCATCGGCGTGTCGCTGGAAGCGGGGGAAGCTGCCTATATTCCGGTTGCCCACGATTACCTGGATGCCCCTCAGCAACTTGACCGCAAAGCGGTGCTGGCCGCGCTAAAACCACTGTTGGAAGACCCAACCAAAACCAAGATCGGTCAAAACCTCAAATACGATATTTCGGTGCTGGCGAACTATGACATTGCTGTCGTCGGCCCGTTTGCCGACACCATGCTGGCCTCCTATGTGCTCAACTCCACCGCCACGCGCCATGATATGGATTCGCTAGCGCTGAAGTATCTGGGCGAAAAGACCATCTCCTTTGAAGAGATTGCTGGCAAGGGCGCCAAGCAGCTGACGTTTAATCAAATTGCCCTGGAACAAGCCGCGCCTTACGCCTGTGAAGATGTCGATATCACCCTGAGGCTGCAACAAACGCTGCGCCCCCAGGTTGAAAATGAAGGGCGCCTGGCGGAAGTGCTGGATTATATCGAGCTGCCGCTGATCAAGGTGCTTTCGCGCATCGAGCGTAACGGTGTGGCCGTGGACGCCGAGCGACTTCACGAACAGAGCCAGCAGCTGGATCAGCGTATTCGCGAACTGGAGCGCGAGGCATTTGAACTCGCCGGGCGTGAATTCAACCTGGGCTCGCCCAAGCAACTGGGGGAGATTCTGTTTGAAGAACAGAAGATTCCGGTGCTCAAGAAAACACCTAAAGGCGCGCCCTCCACCGCTGAAGGGGTGCTGGAAGAGCTGGCGCTGGATTACCCGCTGCCCAAAGTCATCATGCAACACCGTGGCCTTGCCAAGCTTAAATCCACCTACACCGATAAGCTGCCACGATTGCTCAATAAGGCCACTGGCCGGGTGCATACCAGCTATCATCAGGCGGTTACCGCGACCGGGCGGCTGTCGTCATCAGACCCGAACCTGCAGAACATCCCTATTCGTACCGAAGAGGGACGCAAAATTCGTCAGGCGTTTATCGCCCGCCCCGGCTACCGCATTGTCGCCGCCGACTACTCGCAGATCGAGCTGCGCATTATGGCGCATCTTTCCGAAGATAAAGGCCTGCTGGAGGCGTTTGCCGAAGGGCGTGATATCCACACCGCTACCGCGGCGGAAGTCTTCGGTACCTCGCTTGAGAAAGTCTCCGGCGACCAGCGACGCAGCGCCAAGGCGATCAACTTTGGCTTGATTTACGGCATGAGCGCCTGGGGGCTGGCGCGCCAACTGCGTATCGAACGTAATCAGGCCCAGACCTACATCGATCGCTACTTCGACCGCTACCCTGGCGTGGCGCGCTACATGGAGCGCATCCGCTCCCAGGCAGCTGAAGATGGCTTTGTTGAAACCGTGCTAGGTCGGCGGCTTTACCTGCCGGAGATTCAGTCCCAGAACCGCAACCGTCGCCAAGGCGCCGAGCGCACCGCGATCAACGCGCCGATGCAGGGCACGGCTGCCGATATCATTAAGCAGGCGATGATCGACGTGGATGCGTGGCTGGAAGAAGGCGAGTTCGACGCACTGATGGTCATGCAGGTGCACGATGAACTGGTGTTTGAAGTGGCGGAGAAGCAGGTCGAGGCGTTTATCAAGCAGGTGCAAACACGCATGCAGGGTGCAGCTGCGCTAAAAGTACCGCTGATTGTAGAGGCGGAAAGCGGCGCCAATTGGGATGAGGCGCACTAA
- a CDS encoding homoserine kinase — MAVFTPLSDAQVAAFLEKFDVGSFVSLQGVAGGTENSTFFVTTDRRELVLTLFEQGEHAELPFFVELLDYLDEHRLPVPGTVHDREGIALHSLEGKPALLFPRLPGRHPEAPNLAQCHALGDTLGRLHVVSKRFPGHRPNPRDLNWLHVMHHKVLSYLSPADQTLMKDQVDDFEGAFIQHNELPQGALHGDLFRDNTLFEDDQLGGIIDFYNGCTGDLLFDLAIVINDWASNDDGTLNAERYDTLLSAYLARRPLTTDERELWPTMLRMTALRYWLSRLLVVYVDPPAHDLTPHDPERFRTILTARIAHGALPLPEVTA, encoded by the coding sequence ATGGCTGTATTCACCCCGCTTAGCGACGCACAGGTCGCCGCGTTCTTAGAAAAATTTGATGTTGGCAGCTTCGTTTCCCTACAGGGAGTGGCGGGCGGCACAGAAAATTCGACATTTTTTGTGACCACTGACCGTCGCGAGCTGGTTTTGACCCTGTTCGAACAGGGCGAGCACGCAGAGCTGCCGTTCTTTGTGGAACTGCTGGACTATTTAGACGAGCACCGCCTGCCGGTGCCCGGCACGGTACATGACCGCGAAGGTATCGCGCTGCACAGCCTGGAAGGTAAACCGGCGCTGCTGTTTCCGCGCCTGCCCGGCCGTCATCCAGAAGCGCCCAACTTGGCGCAATGCCACGCCCTGGGCGATACCCTGGGCCGCCTGCATGTGGTCTCAAAACGCTTTCCCGGCCACCGCCCGAACCCGCGGGATCTCAACTGGCTGCATGTGATGCACCACAAGGTGCTGAGCTATCTAAGCCCGGCAGATCAAACCTTGATGAAGGATCAAGTCGACGATTTTGAGGGCGCCTTTATTCAGCACAATGAGCTGCCGCAAGGCGCTCTGCACGGTGACCTTTTCCGCGATAATACCCTCTTTGAGGATGATCAGTTGGGCGGTATTATCGACTTTTATAACGGTTGCACCGGCGACCTGCTGTTCGACCTGGCGATTGTGATCAACGACTGGGCTTCCAACGACGACGGTACGCTTAACGCAGAGCGTTACGATACGCTATTGAGCGCCTATCTGGCACGCCGACCATTAACGACGGATGAGCGCGAGCTATGGCCCACCATGCTGCGCATGACGGCGCTGCGTTATTGGTTATCGCGCCTGCTGGTGGTTTACGTTGACCCGCCAGCGCATGATTTAACGCCCCACGACCCGGAGCGTTTCCGTACTATTTTAACGGCGCGCATCGCCCACGGTGCGCTGCCGCTGCCTGAGGTAACTGCATGA
- the speA gene encoding biosynthetic arginine decarboxylase, whose amino-acid sequence MSVTATTSPALRARRTWNIDQWGSGYFDVDDHGQALVRPLGSDAEGPALPLSGLVRQLQSAGLRLPVLVRFSDILHDRVEQLCGAFDAAMSDCDYQGGYTAVYPIKVNQQRRVVEEILATAERGSGRVGLEAGSKPELLAVLALSDGGSSLIVCNGYKDREYVRLALLGEKLGHKVYLVVEKLSELQMILEEARELDVTPRIGLRARLASVGKGKWQNTGGEKSKFGLTASQILEVVDTLRREDALESLQLVHFHLGSQIANIRDIQRGLRECARFYQNLMQLGAPIDTVDVGGGLGIDYEGTRSRSFCSANYSMREYARNVVSAFAQLCQEADLPQPHLISESGRALTAHHAVLITNVIGEERIDDTPPERYSLGEGQEESQEDAQVELLWRVFEQLATHQEPRMLVEAWHDLLQAVSELQDRFVMGLSDITARAEGERVYMAACARLRTQLDTRNRAHREIMDELAEKLADKLFVNFSLFQSVPDVWGIEQIFPVLPLSGLDQAPTRRAVIQDITCDSDGRIDSYVDGQGVESTLPLPEWASDDERWLGFFLVGAYQEILGDLHNLFGDTDSVDAALNADGEWTLSNPLAGDSVAQVLAYVNFNANVLKQKLTDQLAASGFTADEQARFAASLSEGLEGYTYLE is encoded by the coding sequence ATGAGTGTGACGGCCACTACTAGCCCTGCGCTGCGCGCTCGGCGCACCTGGAATATCGATCAATGGGGCAGCGGCTACTTTGATGTCGATGACCACGGCCAAGCCCTGGTCCGTCCGCTGGGTAGCGATGCAGAAGGCCCGGCGCTGCCGCTGAGTGGGCTGGTGCGTCAACTACAAAGCGCCGGTCTACGCCTGCCGGTACTGGTGCGCTTTAGCGATATTCTCCATGACAGGGTCGAACAGCTGTGTGGCGCCTTTGATGCCGCCATGAGCGATTGCGATTATCAAGGTGGTTACACCGCCGTTTACCCCATCAAAGTGAATCAACAGCGCCGCGTAGTGGAAGAGATTCTGGCTACCGCTGAGCGCGGGAGTGGCCGCGTGGGGCTGGAAGCGGGCAGCAAGCCAGAGTTGCTGGCGGTGCTGGCGCTCTCCGATGGCGGCTCCTCGCTGATCGTTTGTAATGGCTACAAAGACCGCGAGTACGTGCGCCTGGCGCTGCTGGGGGAGAAGCTCGGCCATAAGGTTTATTTGGTGGTCGAGAAGCTCTCCGAGCTGCAGATGATCCTGGAAGAGGCCCGCGAACTCGACGTTACCCCTCGTATTGGCCTGCGCGCCCGCCTTGCCTCGGTGGGCAAAGGCAAATGGCAGAATACCGGCGGTGAAAAATCCAAGTTCGGGCTGACCGCCAGCCAGATTCTCGAGGTGGTAGACACCCTTCGTCGCGAGGACGCGCTGGAAAGTTTGCAGTTGGTGCACTTCCACTTGGGCTCGCAGATCGCCAACATCCGCGATATCCAGCGTGGCCTGCGCGAGTGTGCCCGTTTCTATCAAAACCTGATGCAGCTGGGCGCGCCCATCGATACCGTGGATGTAGGCGGCGGCTTAGGAATTGATTACGAAGGTACCCGCTCGCGCAGTTTCTGCTCGGCCAACTATTCGATGCGCGAATACGCGCGCAATGTCGTCAGTGCCTTTGCCCAGCTATGCCAAGAGGCCGACCTGCCCCAGCCGCATCTCATCAGCGAATCCGGCCGCGCGCTAACCGCCCACCACGCGGTGCTGATCACCAACGTGATTGGCGAAGAGCGTATTGATGACACGCCGCCTGAACGCTATTCCCTAGGAGAGGGCCAAGAAGAGAGCCAGGAAGATGCCCAAGTAGAGCTTCTCTGGCGGGTGTTTGAGCAGTTGGCAACACACCAAGAGCCACGCATGCTAGTGGAAGCCTGGCACGACCTGCTTCAGGCGGTTAGCGAATTGCAGGACCGTTTTGTGATGGGCCTGAGTGATATTACCGCCCGCGCGGAAGGCGAACGCGTCTACATGGCTGCCTGCGCGCGGCTGCGCACTCAGCTTGACACCCGCAACCGTGCCCACCGTGAAATCATGGACGAGCTAGCGGAGAAGCTGGCCGACAAGCTGTTCGTCAACTTCTCGCTGTTCCAATCGGTGCCTGACGTTTGGGGCATTGAGCAGATTTTCCCGGTGCTGCCCCTCAGCGGGCTGGATCAAGCCCCAACCCGCCGAGCAGTGATTCAGGATATTACCTGCGATTCCGATGGCCGCATCGACAGCTATGTCGATGGCCAGGGCGTAGAGAGTACCCTGCCACTGCCCGAATGGGCATCTGATGATGAGCGCTGGTTAGGCTTCTTCCTGGTAGGTGCCTATCAGGAGATTCTTGGCGATCTGCACAATCTGTTCGGCGATACAGACTCTGTCGATGCCGCGCTTAATGCCGACGGCGAGTGGACACTTTCCAACCCGCTGGCGGGAGATTCAGTGGCCCAAGTGCTCGCCTACGTCAACTTCAATGCCAACGTGCTTAAGCAAAAGCTCACCGACCAGTTAGCCGCCAGCGGCTTTACGGCCGATGAACAAGCCCGCTTTGCGGCAAGCTTGAGCGAAGGGTTGGAAGGCTACACGTATCTTGAGTAA
- a CDS encoding fumarylacetoacetate hydrolase family protein — MRFVLQFTDGQEFPHALGKVVCIGRNYADHAKELDNPVPTEPLLFIKPASSVVDLSKPLDPPFSRGDVHYEAELALLVGETLTHATMDEAERAIVGIGLAMDLTLRDVQTTLKEKGHPWEIAKAFDGACPLSSFLPLSRVPNWNALAFTLEIDGEERQHGEGADMIFAIPSLVAEMSRHFTLEPGDVILTGTPSGVGKLVRGSSLRLTLTGGLEIETSVVE; from the coding sequence ATGCGTTTTGTTCTACAGTTCACCGATGGCCAGGAGTTTCCCCACGCGTTGGGCAAAGTTGTCTGCATCGGCCGCAATTATGCCGACCATGCGAAAGAGTTGGATAATCCGGTTCCTACAGAGCCGTTGCTGTTTATTAAACCGGCTTCCAGCGTCGTAGATTTAAGTAAGCCCTTAGATCCGCCGTTTTCACGGGGCGATGTTCATTATGAAGCAGAGCTTGCTCTGTTAGTGGGCGAAACCTTAACCCATGCCACTATGGATGAAGCCGAGCGGGCGATTGTCGGTATCGGCTTGGCGATGGATTTAACCTTACGTGATGTGCAGACGACGCTTAAAGAGAAGGGCCATCCTTGGGAAATCGCCAAAGCCTTTGATGGCGCCTGCCCGCTTTCGTCGTTTTTGCCGTTAAGCCGGGTGCCCAATTGGAATGCGCTGGCTTTCACGCTTGAGATTGATGGTGAAGAGCGCCAGCACGGCGAGGGGGCTGATATGATTTTTGCTATCCCGTCCCTGGTGGCCGAAATGAGCCGCCACTTTACCCTCGAACCGGGTGATGTCATTTTGACCGGTACGCCCTCAGGCGTTGGCAAACTCGTTCGCGGCTCGTCACTGCGCTTAACCTTGACCGGTGGTTTGGAAATCGAAACCAGCGTAGTTGAGTAG